A portion of the Streptomyces erythrochromogenes genome contains these proteins:
- a CDS encoding OB-fold nucleic acid binding domain-containing protein: protein MSAEPRPEKPAKPARPAGRFRRMIERLSTSQEELHSAELQEDAEAAGCTRICDCDDRQIVKVTGTLRTVTLRPRAGVPALEAELFDGSGALDVVWLGRRSIVGIEPGRRMIASGRISLSHGRRVLFNPKYELRPLGQEQ, encoded by the coding sequence ATGAGTGCTGAACCGCGTCCCGAGAAGCCCGCGAAGCCGGCCAGGCCGGCGGGCCGGTTCCGCCGGATGATCGAGCGGCTGTCGACCTCGCAGGAGGAGCTGCACTCCGCGGAGCTGCAGGAGGACGCAGAAGCCGCGGGGTGTACGCGGATCTGCGACTGCGACGACCGTCAGATAGTCAAGGTGACCGGCACCCTCCGCACGGTCACCCTGCGGCCCCGGGCCGGCGTCCCCGCCCTGGAGGCCGAGCTGTTCGACGGCTCCGGCGCACTGGACGTGGTCTGGCTCGGGCGTCGCTCGATCGTGGGAATCGAGCCCGGGAGACGCATGATCGCCTCCGGGCGCATCTCCCTGAGTCACGGCCGTCGGGTGCTGTTCAACCCGAAGTACGAACTCCGACCGCTCGGACAGGAGCAGTAA
- a CDS encoding APC family permease, with the protein MSKLTDVPKRILIGRALRSDRLGETLLPKRIALPVFASDPLSSVAYAPGEVLLVLSIAGVSAYQYSPWIALAVVVLMFTVVASYRQNVHAYPSGGGDYEVANTNLGPRAGLTVASALLVDYVLTVAVSISSGVENLGSAVHFVIEHKVLSAIVMILLLTLMNLRGVKESGKLFAIPTYVFVAAVFVMIGWGAWKGIVLGETMSAPTADYEIEPEQKGLAGFAMVFLLLRAFSSGCAALTGVEAISNGVPAFRKPKSKNAASTLALMGGLAVTMFCGIIGLAMATDVRMAENPAEDLLHNGVPVGPEYVQDPVISQVGEAVFGGGSILFLLLATATALVLFLAANTAYNGFPLLGSILAQDRYLPRQLHTRGDRLAFSNGIVLLAGAAILLVWIYDADSTKLIQLYIVGVFVSFTLSQIGMVRHWNRHLKTERDTAARRRMHRSRAINTFGAFFTGMVLVIVLATKFTHGAWVALLGMVIFYGTMTAIRKHYDRVSAEIAAAEGPSDDSVRPSRVHSIVLVSKVHKPTLRALAFAKLTRSDTLEAVSISVDPAETKALREEWDRRGINVPLKILDSPYREITRPVVEYVKGLRSENPRDAVSVYIPEYVVGRWWEHLLHNQSALRLKGRLLFTPGVMVTSVPYQLESSELAKRRAKKRQDWNAPGSVRRGPVDTPRPPKAPTGKG; encoded by the coding sequence GTGTCCAAACTGACCGACGTGCCCAAACGGATCCTGATCGGCCGGGCGCTACGCAGCGACCGCCTCGGGGAAACCCTCCTTCCCAAGCGGATCGCCCTTCCTGTCTTCGCGTCCGACCCTCTCTCGTCCGTGGCCTACGCCCCGGGCGAGGTCCTGCTGGTCCTGTCGATCGCGGGCGTCTCCGCGTACCAGTACAGCCCCTGGATCGCCCTCGCGGTCGTGGTGCTGATGTTCACGGTGGTCGCCTCCTACCGGCAGAACGTCCACGCCTACCCCAGCGGCGGCGGCGACTACGAGGTGGCCAACACCAACCTCGGACCCCGGGCCGGCCTGACCGTGGCGAGCGCTCTGCTCGTCGACTACGTCCTTACCGTCGCCGTGTCGATTTCCTCCGGAGTGGAGAATCTCGGCTCCGCCGTGCATTTCGTCATCGAGCACAAGGTGCTCTCGGCGATCGTCATGATCCTTCTGCTCACGCTGATGAATCTGCGCGGCGTGAAGGAGTCCGGCAAGCTCTTCGCGATCCCGACCTATGTCTTCGTCGCCGCGGTCTTCGTCATGATCGGCTGGGGCGCCTGGAAGGGCATCGTCCTCGGCGAGACCATGTCGGCACCGACGGCCGACTACGAGATCGAACCCGAGCAGAAGGGCCTGGCCGGCTTCGCCATGGTCTTCCTGCTGCTGCGCGCCTTCTCCTCGGGCTGTGCCGCACTGACCGGCGTCGAGGCCATCAGCAACGGCGTCCCCGCCTTCCGCAAGCCCAAGAGCAAGAACGCCGCGAGCACCCTCGCCCTCATGGGCGGCCTGGCGGTCACCATGTTCTGCGGCATCATCGGCCTGGCCATGGCCACCGACGTGCGGATGGCCGAGAACCCCGCCGAGGACCTGCTGCACAACGGTGTCCCGGTCGGCCCCGAGTACGTCCAGGACCCGGTGATCTCCCAGGTCGGCGAAGCCGTCTTCGGCGGCGGCAGCATCCTCTTCCTCCTGCTGGCGACCGCCACCGCGCTGGTGCTGTTCCTGGCCGCGAACACCGCGTACAACGGCTTCCCGCTGCTCGGCTCGATCCTCGCGCAGGACCGCTACCTGCCGCGCCAGCTGCACACGCGCGGCGACCGGCTCGCCTTCTCCAACGGCATCGTGCTCCTCGCCGGCGCCGCCATACTGCTCGTCTGGATCTACGACGCGGACTCGACGAAGCTGATCCAGCTCTACATCGTCGGCGTCTTCGTGTCCTTCACGCTGAGCCAGATCGGCATGGTCCGGCACTGGAACCGGCACCTGAAGACCGAGCGCGACACCGCCGCCCGCCGGCGCATGCACCGCTCCCGGGCGATCAACACCTTCGGCGCCTTCTTCACCGGCATGGTCCTGGTCATCGTCCTGGCCACCAAGTTCACCCACGGCGCCTGGGTCGCCCTGCTCGGCATGGTGATCTTCTACGGCACGATGACCGCGATCCGGAAGCACTACGACCGGGTCTCCGCCGAGATCGCCGCCGCCGAGGGCCCCAGCGACGACAGCGTGCGCCCCTCCCGCGTCCACTCGATCGTCCTGGTCTCCAAGGTGCACAAGCCCACGCTGCGCGCCCTGGCCTTCGCCAAGCTCACCCGTTCCGACACCCTGGAAGCGGTCAGCATCAGCGTCGACCCGGCCGAGACCAAGGCCCTGCGCGAGGAGTGGGACCGGCGCGGGATCAACGTCCCGCTCAAGATCCTCGACTCGCCCTACCGCGAGATCACCCGCCCGGTGGTCGAGTACGTCAAGGGCCTGCGCAGCGAGAACCCGCGCGACGCGGTCAGCGTGTACATCCCCGAGTACGTCGTCGGCCGCTGGTGGGAGCACCTGCTGCACAACCAGAGCGCGCTGCGCCTCAAGGGCCGGCTGCTCTTCACCCCCGGTGTGATGGTCACCTCGGTGCCCTACCAGCTCGAATCCTCGGAGCTTGCCAAGCGGCGGGCGAAGAAGCGCCAGGACTGGAACGCCCCGGGCTCGGTCCGCCGCGGTCCGGTGGACACGCCGCGGCCGCCGAAGGCGCCGACCGGCAAGGGCTGA
- a CDS encoding potassium channel family protein — MRVAIAGAGAVGRSIAGELLENGHEVLLVDKAPTAISVERVPQAEWLLADACEITSLDEAALQRCNVVIAATGDDKVNLVVSLLAKTEYGVPRVVARVNNPKNEWLFNESWGVDVAVSTPRLMSALVEEAVSVGDLVRLLRFSHGDANLVELTLPADSSVAGTQISEISWPEDTSLVTIIRGNRVLTPHGEETLEPGDELLFVAAQAREEQLEDLLQARR, encoded by the coding sequence ATGAGGGTCGCTATCGCCGGGGCAGGCGCGGTGGGCCGCTCCATCGCGGGCGAACTGCTGGAGAACGGCCACGAGGTGCTCCTGGTCGACAAGGCGCCGACCGCCATCTCCGTGGAGCGGGTGCCGCAGGCCGAGTGGCTGCTGGCGGACGCCTGCGAGATCACCTCGCTGGACGAGGCGGCGCTGCAGCGCTGCAACGTGGTCATCGCGGCGACCGGCGACGACAAGGTCAACCTCGTCGTCTCGCTGCTCGCGAAGACCGAATACGGGGTGCCGCGCGTGGTGGCCCGCGTCAACAACCCGAAGAACGAGTGGCTCTTCAACGAGTCCTGGGGCGTGGACGTCGCGGTCTCCACGCCGCGCCTGATGTCGGCCCTGGTCGAGGAGGCCGTGAGCGTCGGCGACCTGGTACGGCTGCTGCGCTTCAGCCACGGCGACGCCAACCTGGTCGAGCTGACCCTGCCGGCCGACTCCTCGGTCGCGGGTACGCAGATCAGCGAGATCAGCTGGCCGGAGGACACTTCGCTCGTCACGATCATCCGGGGCAACCGGGTGCTGACGCCGCACGGCGAGGAGACCCTGGAGCCGGGCGACGAACTGCTCTTCGTGGCCGCCCAGGCCCGCGAGGAGCAGCTGGAGGACCTGCTCCAGGCCCGCCGCTAG
- a CDS encoding response regulator, with amino-acid sequence MTRVLVVDDEPQIVRALVINLKARKYEVDAAADGASALELAAARHPDVVVLDLGLPDMDGVEVIKGLRGWTRVPILVLSARHSSDEKVEALDAGADDYVTKPFGMDELLARLRAAVRRAEPSAGSGEDEVVVATEGFTVDLAAKKAVREGRDVRLTPTEWHLLEVLVRNGGKLVSQKQLLQEVWGPSYGTETNYLRVYMAQLRRKLEADPSHPRHFITEPGMGYRFER; translated from the coding sequence ATGACCCGGGTGCTCGTGGTGGACGACGAGCCGCAGATCGTCCGAGCCCTCGTGATCAATCTGAAGGCACGCAAGTACGAGGTGGACGCCGCCGCAGACGGCGCGAGCGCACTGGAGCTCGCCGCGGCCCGCCATCCCGACGTGGTCGTCCTCGACCTCGGCCTGCCGGACATGGACGGGGTGGAGGTGATCAAGGGGCTGCGCGGCTGGACCCGCGTGCCGATCCTGGTCCTCTCCGCCCGGCACAGCTCCGACGAGAAGGTCGAGGCCCTGGACGCGGGCGCCGACGACTACGTCACCAAGCCCTTCGGCATGGACGAGCTGCTGGCCAGGCTGCGCGCCGCCGTCCGCCGGGCCGAACCGTCCGCCGGGTCCGGCGAGGACGAGGTGGTCGTGGCGACCGAGGGCTTCACGGTGGACCTGGCCGCCAAGAAGGCGGTGCGCGAGGGGCGCGACGTACGGCTGACCCCCACCGAGTGGCACCTGCTGGAGGTGCTCGTCCGCAACGGCGGCAAGCTGGTCAGCCAGAAGCAGCTGCTCCAGGAGGTCTGGGGGCCCTCGTACGGCACCGAGACCAACTACCTGCGGGTCTACATGGCCCAGTTGCGGCGCAAGCTGGAGGCGGACCCCTCGCATCCGCGGCACTTCATCACCGAACCGGGCATGGGATACCGCTTCGAGAGGTAG
- a CDS encoding DUF3159 domain-containing protein gives MSLDKPTNPEPGAEPSEDQKAVTQAALFDAFGGVRGTIETMLPGLLFVMIYTINKDVKMSAIAAGAVAVVLVIVRLLRKDTVKHAFSGVFGVGVGVAFALFTGSAKGFYLPGMIYGVGLGVAFTVSALVGFPLLGVILGPVFKENLSWRTRNPGRKKAYTKASLAWGLIFLAKYAILFPLYWWGDATQLGWVLIALKLPPMVLAVYFTWVFLAKAPPPIDVIAEWEAKEAAEEARKATSHRKA, from the coding sequence ATGTCACTCGACAAACCGACCAACCCGGAGCCCGGCGCCGAGCCGTCCGAGGACCAGAAGGCCGTGACGCAGGCGGCGCTGTTCGACGCGTTCGGAGGTGTCCGGGGCACCATCGAGACGATGCTCCCCGGGCTGCTCTTCGTGATGATCTACACGATCAACAAGGACGTGAAGATGTCCGCCATCGCGGCGGGCGCGGTCGCCGTGGTGCTGGTGATCGTGCGGCTGCTGCGCAAGGACACGGTCAAGCACGCCTTCAGCGGGGTCTTCGGCGTGGGCGTGGGCGTGGCCTTCGCCCTCTTCACGGGCAGCGCGAAGGGGTTCTACCTGCCGGGCATGATCTACGGCGTCGGCCTGGGCGTGGCCTTCACGGTCTCGGCTCTGGTGGGCTTCCCGCTGCTGGGCGTGATCCTCGGCCCGGTGTTCAAGGAGAACCTGTCCTGGCGCACGCGCAACCCGGGGCGCAAGAAGGCGTACACGAAGGCCAGCCTGGCCTGGGGGCTGATCTTCCTCGCCAAGTACGCGATCCTCTTCCCGCTGTACTGGTGGGGCGACGCGACGCAGCTGGGCTGGGTGCTGATCGCGCTGAAGCTCCCGCCGATGGTGCTCGCGGTGTACTTCACCTGGGTCTTCCTGGCGAAGGCGCCGCCGCCGATCGACGTGATCGCGGAGTGGGAGGCCAAGGAGGCCGCCGAGGAGGCCCGCAAGGCGACGTCCCACCGGAAGGCCTGA
- a CDS encoding class I SAM-dependent RNA methyltransferase, whose amino-acid sequence MTEQNEKQSLVGEEYEVEVGPVAHGGHCIARTAEGRVLFVRHTLPGEKVVAKVTEGDADSRFLRADAITVLDASKDRVEAPCPYAGPGKCGGCDWQHAKPGAQRRLKGEVVAEQLKRLAGLTAEEAGWDGTVMPAEGDKLPAGQVPQWRTRVQYAVDEDGTVGLRKHRSHEIEPIDHCMIAAPGVSELGIEKQDWPQMATVEAIAASGSQDRQVVLTPRPGGRLPLVELDKPVSVLRVEEKDGGVHRVHGRPFVRERADGRTYRVGMGGFWQVHPQAADTLIKAVMQGLMPRKGEMALDLYCGVGIFAGALAERLGETGAVLGIESTKRAVEDARHNLADFPRVRIEQGKVETVLPKTGITECDLVVLDPPRAGAGKQTVRHVAGLSARRIAYVACDPAALARDLAYFAEAGYKPRTLRVFDLFPMTHHVECVAILEPIAKAA is encoded by the coding sequence ATGACGGAGCAGAACGAGAAGCAGTCACTGGTCGGGGAGGAGTACGAGGTCGAGGTCGGTCCCGTCGCGCACGGCGGTCACTGCATCGCCCGGACCGCCGAGGGCCGCGTCCTGTTCGTCCGCCACACCCTGCCCGGCGAGAAGGTCGTCGCGAAGGTCACCGAGGGCGACGCCGACTCCCGCTTCCTGCGCGCCGACGCGATCACCGTGCTCGACGCCTCCAAGGACCGCGTCGAGGCCCCCTGCCCGTACGCCGGCCCCGGCAAGTGCGGCGGCTGCGACTGGCAGCACGCCAAGCCGGGCGCGCAGCGCCGGCTCAAGGGCGAGGTCGTCGCCGAGCAGCTGAAGCGGCTCGCCGGGCTCACCGCGGAGGAGGCCGGCTGGGACGGCACCGTGATGCCGGCCGAGGGCGACAAGCTGCCGGCCGGACAGGTGCCGCAGTGGCGCACGCGCGTGCAGTACGCGGTCGACGAGGACGGCACCGTCGGCCTGCGCAAGCACCGCTCGCACGAGATCGAGCCGATCGACCACTGCATGATCGCGGCGCCGGGCGTCAGCGAGCTCGGCATCGAGAAGCAGGACTGGCCCCAGATGGCCACGGTGGAGGCGATCGCGGCCTCCGGCTCCCAGGACCGCCAGGTCGTCCTCACCCCCCGCCCCGGCGGCCGCCTCCCGCTCGTCGAGCTCGACAAGCCGGTCTCCGTCCTGCGGGTGGAGGAGAAGGACGGCGGTGTCCACCGCGTCCACGGCCGCCCCTTCGTCCGGGAGCGCGCGGACGGCCGTACGTACCGCGTGGGCATGGGCGGCTTCTGGCAGGTCCACCCGCAGGCCGCGGACACCCTGATCAAGGCCGTCATGCAGGGCCTGATGCCGCGCAAGGGCGAGATGGCCCTCGACCTGTACTGCGGCGTCGGCATCTTCGCGGGAGCCCTGGCAGAGCGCCTGGGCGAGACCGGCGCCGTCCTCGGCATCGAGTCGACGAAGCGCGCGGTGGAGGACGCCCGGCACAACCTGGCGGACTTCCCCCGGGTCCGCATCGAACAGGGCAAGGTCGAGACGGTCCTCCCGAAGACCGGCATCACGGAGTGCGACCTGGTCGTCCTGGACCCCCCGCGCGCGGGCGCCGGCAAGCAGACGGTCCGCCACGTGGCCGGCCTCTCGGCCCGCCGCATCGCCTACGTGGCGTGCGACCCGGCGGCCTTGGCCCGCGACCTGGCCTACTTCGCGGAGGCCGGCTACAAGCCCCGCACCCTCCGCGTCTTCGACCTCTTCCCGATGACCCACCACGTGGAGTGCGTGGCGATCCTGGAACCGATCGCGAAGGCCGCCTGA
- a CDS encoding potassium channel family protein, whose translation MHIVIMGCGRVGSALAQTLEQQGHTVAVVDQDPTAFRRLGAGFGGRRVTGVGFDQDTLREAGIEDAGAFAAVSSGDNSNIIAARVAREMFGVENVAARIYDPKRAEVYQRLGIPTVATVRWTADQMLRRLLPSGAEPLWRDPSGGVQLAEVHTSSSWIGHKVSKIQDETGVRVAFLTRLGEAMLPTSQTVLQEGDLVHVMMRTDEIDKVEAAFAEGPEEAHA comes from the coding sequence GTGCACATCGTCATCATGGGTTGCGGAAGAGTGGGCTCCGCGCTTGCGCAAACCCTGGAACAGCAGGGTCATACGGTCGCAGTCGTCGACCAGGACCCCACCGCATTCCGCCGGCTCGGCGCCGGTTTCGGCGGCCGCCGCGTCACCGGGGTCGGCTTCGACCAGGACACCCTGCGGGAGGCGGGAATCGAGGACGCGGGCGCGTTCGCGGCCGTCAGCAGTGGTGACAATTCCAACATCATCGCCGCCCGGGTGGCCCGCGAGATGTTCGGCGTCGAGAACGTCGCCGCGCGCATCTACGACCCCAAGCGCGCCGAGGTCTACCAGCGCCTGGGCATCCCCACCGTCGCCACCGTACGGTGGACCGCCGACCAGATGCTGCGCCGGCTGCTGCCGTCGGGCGCCGAGCCGCTGTGGCGGGACCCGAGCGGCGGCGTGCAGCTCGCCGAGGTGCACACCTCCTCCTCCTGGATCGGCCACAAGGTCAGCAAGATCCAGGACGAGACCGGCGTCCGTGTCGCGTTCCTCACCCGGCTGGGCGAGGCCATGCTGCCCACGTCGCAGACGGTGCTGCAGGAGGGCGACCTCGTCCACGTGATGATGCGCACGGACGAGATCGACAAGGTCGAGGCGGCTTTCGCCGAGGGGCCTGAGGAGGCACACGCATGA
- a CDS encoding UvrD-helicase domain-containing protein encodes MTSTGVTLRLLDKADKEILRLPRAVKGAIYDFQHKFKENPYLRGLRLKQLEGHDRLWSARINDEYRVLLLRLAETDWLIVSVKHRKEAYEKLDRLSYGINRITGGIEYVDLEIIEESVLRRAATAGRVGTGPARPAPVAAPTPEATPVPLFAAFSDEQLTDLGVAGPLVPVVRTLTTEDQLLGLAEYAPQLTSEVLLALHDGASYEAVLEQITHPVSAPDAVDTDDFRAAAERPATMVTTTDEALREALEGGDFGRWKVFLHPTQSRLVEREYSGPARVGGGPGTGKTIVALHRVKHLVDRLPPGRNKPVLLTTYNKNLAADLKSRLLQLGGEDLLARVEISHVDQLALRVVREAEPGSVKQTLDESQALREWRAMLDELGETDWDAQFLHDEWTQVILGQAVVSRTEYFRARRAGRGKNIARAERAEIWQLAERFTQRLDRLGRQTWEQVAERAARLEMDRERRIQNIERQREEAGGLDNIHLQAGSAGWLRHRFQHIVVDEAQDLRAAHWKLLRAMTPRTANDIFLVGDTHQRIYGNQVTLGSLGIHIRGRSAKLTLSYRTTRQILGSALGVLSGESFDDLDGSTEDLAGYRSVLTGSLPQLHGCDDWESEQESIAALLAEWISLPTPPAQIAICVPTNDMASELAYALAHKGIKAVEIGPEGPRGDEGVHIGTMFRFKGLEYQRMVIAGVRDGLVPREAVSRLRTSDAVRYRRELQRARSLLFVAATRSRDSLAIFWHGRPSPFLAPLMRLPAG; translated from the coding sequence ATGACAAGCACAGGCGTGACCCTGCGTCTGCTCGACAAGGCGGACAAGGAGATCCTGAGGCTGCCGCGTGCGGTCAAGGGCGCGATCTACGACTTCCAGCACAAGTTCAAGGAGAATCCGTACCTCCGGGGCTTGCGGCTGAAGCAGCTGGAAGGACACGACCGGCTCTGGTCGGCGCGTATCAACGACGAGTACAGGGTCCTTCTGCTGCGCCTGGCGGAAACGGACTGGCTCATCGTCTCTGTCAAGCACCGCAAGGAGGCGTACGAGAAGCTCGATCGGCTCTCGTACGGCATCAACCGGATCACCGGTGGCATCGAGTACGTCGACCTCGAGATCATCGAGGAGAGCGTCCTTCGCCGCGCGGCGACCGCCGGGCGTGTCGGCACCGGCCCGGCCAGGCCTGCCCCGGTTGCTGCACCCACACCCGAGGCGACACCCGTCCCGCTGTTTGCCGCGTTCTCCGACGAGCAGCTCACGGACCTCGGCGTCGCAGGGCCGCTCGTCCCGGTCGTCCGAACCCTGACCACCGAGGATCAGCTCCTCGGCCTGGCCGAATACGCCCCCCAGCTCACCTCCGAGGTGCTTCTCGCGCTCCACGACGGAGCGTCGTACGAAGCGGTGCTGGAGCAGATCACCCACCCCGTCTCCGCCCCGGACGCCGTTGACACCGATGACTTCAGGGCTGCTGCCGAGCGGCCTGCCACCATGGTCACGACGACGGACGAGGCCCTGCGCGAGGCGCTCGAAGGCGGTGACTTCGGCCGCTGGAAGGTCTTCCTCCACCCCACCCAGTCCCGGCTCGTCGAACGCGAGTACTCGGGCCCCGCCCGTGTCGGGGGCGGGCCCGGCACGGGTAAGACCATCGTGGCCCTGCACCGGGTCAAGCACCTCGTGGACCGGCTGCCGCCCGGCCGCAACAAGCCCGTCCTCCTCACCACGTACAACAAGAACCTGGCCGCCGACCTCAAGTCCCGGCTGCTTCAGCTGGGCGGCGAGGATCTTTTGGCGCGCGTGGAGATCAGTCACGTCGACCAGCTCGCGCTGCGGGTCGTACGCGAGGCCGAACCCGGAAGCGTCAAGCAGACCCTTGATGAGAGCCAGGCCCTGCGCGAGTGGCGGGCCATGCTTGACGAGCTCGGCGAAACCGACTGGGACGCCCAGTTCCTGCACGACGAGTGGACCCAGGTCATCCTCGGCCAGGCCGTCGTCTCCCGGACCGAGTACTTCCGCGCACGCCGCGCAGGCCGGGGCAAGAACATCGCGAGGGCCGAGCGGGCCGAGATCTGGCAGCTCGCGGAGCGGTTCACCCAGCGACTCGACCGCCTAGGACGACAAACCTGGGAGCAGGTCGCCGAGCGCGCGGCCCGGCTGGAGATGGACCGCGAGCGTCGGATCCAGAACATCGAGCGTCAGCGCGAGGAGGCGGGCGGGCTGGACAACATCCACCTCCAGGCCGGCTCCGCGGGCTGGCTGCGCCACCGCTTCCAGCACATCGTCGTCGACGAGGCGCAGGACCTGCGGGCCGCGCACTGGAAGCTTCTCCGAGCCATGACGCCGCGTACCGCCAACGACATCTTTCTCGTAGGCGACACGCACCAGCGCATCTACGGCAATCAGGTCACGCTCGGGAGCCTCGGGATTCACATCCGCGGCCGCTCGGCCAAGCTGACCTTGAGCTACCGAACGACCCGGCAGATCCTCGGGTCCGCACTCGGTGTGCTCAGCGGCGAGAGCTTCGACGACCTGGACGGCAGCACCGAGGACCTGGCCGGATACAGGTCTGTGCTGACGGGAAGCCTTCCGCAGCTGCACGGTTGCGATGACTGGGAGTCCGAGCAGGAGTCGATCGCAGCTCTCCTCGCCGAGTGGATCTCCCTGCCGACACCCCCCGCGCAGATCGCCATCTGTGTTCCGACCAACGACATGGCGAGCGAGCTGGCTTACGCCCTCGCCCATAAGGGGATCAAAGCAGTCGAGATCGGCCCTGAGGGCCCCCGCGGAGACGAGGGCGTCCACATCGGCACGATGTTCCGCTTCAAGGGCCTCGAGTACCAGCGGATGGTCATCGCGGGGGTCCGGGACGGGCTCGTACCCCGGGAGGCGGTCAGCCGACTGCGCACCTCGGACGCGGTCCGCTACCGGCGCGAGCTTCAGCGGGCTCGATCTCTCCTCTTCGTCGCAGCCACTCGGTCCCGTGACAGTCTCGCCATCTTCTGGCACGGCCGCCCGAGCCCGTTTCTCGCACCGCTCATGCGGCTGCCTGCCGGATGA